A single Desulfobaculum xiamenense DNA region contains:
- the metG gene encoding methionine--tRNA ligase gives MSRFFISTPIYYVNAKPHLGHAYSTIVADSIARFHRIMGDETFFLTGTDEHGDKIAQAAEAAGTSPREFVDEISGTFRNLWPRLNVSNNDFIRTTEQRHIDTVREVLQKVYDSGDIYQSEYEGLYCYGCEQFLTEKDLVDGKCPDHDKEPSVIREKNYFFRMSKYQDWLRQYIIDNPDFIRPERYRNEVLSMLEMGVLDDLCISRPKSRLSWGIELPFDPDYVTYVWFDALLNYITALGGPEGEDFGKFWPGANHLIAKDILKPHAIFWPTMLKAAGFEPYQHLNVHGYWLVKDTKMSKSIGNVVDPLSMVDTYGLDAFRYFLLREMRFGRDASFSETALVGRLNADLANDLGNLFSRVLSMTHKYFGGVVPTPSRRHESVDVEMLNLASNSFTNFQHLFGNFEFGRGLEALWELVRGLNKYVDATQPWALFKAGDTERLGDVMYVLLMLMRKVALHVWPVMPATAETMLAQLGQGESFDPASVELPAEAESFGRLEPGTALAKGSNLFPRVELKAEGEAKPAEAPKPAKKAEAKAEPKASKEKPVTPEVPEAIDFADFQKVDLRAGVVLSCERHPDADRLLVVRVDLGEAEPRQIVAGLAEFFKPEEMVGRQVVVVANLAPRKLRGLMSQGMILAVRKEGGLELLTVSGPVPGGSKVS, from the coding sequence TTGAGCCGCTTCTTCATCAGCACGCCCATCTACTACGTGAACGCCAAGCCCCATCTGGGCCATGCCTATTCGACCATCGTGGCCGACAGCATTGCGCGTTTCCATCGCATCATGGGCGACGAAACCTTTTTCCTGACCGGAACCGACGAGCATGGCGACAAGATCGCGCAGGCCGCCGAGGCCGCGGGCACGTCCCCGCGCGAGTTCGTCGACGAGATAAGCGGAACCTTCCGCAACCTTTGGCCCCGGCTGAACGTCTCCAACAACGACTTCATCCGCACCACCGAACAGCGCCACATCGACACCGTGCGCGAGGTGCTGCAGAAGGTCTACGATAGCGGAGACATCTACCAGAGCGAGTACGAGGGACTCTACTGCTACGGCTGCGAGCAGTTCCTCACCGAGAAGGACCTCGTGGACGGCAAGTGCCCGGACCACGACAAGGAACCCTCCGTCATCCGCGAGAAGAACTACTTCTTCCGCATGTCGAAGTATCAGGACTGGCTGCGCCAGTACATCATCGACAATCCGGACTTCATCCGGCCCGAGCGCTACCGCAACGAAGTGCTCTCCATGCTCGAAATGGGCGTGCTGGACGATCTGTGCATCTCCCGGCCCAAGTCCCGTTTGTCGTGGGGCATCGAGCTGCCGTTTGACCCGGACTACGTGACCTACGTGTGGTTCGATGCGTTGCTCAATTACATCACCGCCCTCGGCGGACCCGAAGGCGAGGATTTCGGTAAGTTCTGGCCCGGCGCGAACCACCTCATCGCCAAGGACATTCTGAAGCCCCACGCCATCTTCTGGCCCACCATGCTCAAGGCCGCAGGCTTCGAGCCGTACCAGCACCTCAACGTGCACGGCTACTGGCTGGTCAAGGACACCAAGATGTCCAAGTCGATCGGCAACGTGGTGGACCCGCTGTCCATGGTCGACACCTACGGCCTCGACGCCTTCCGCTACTTCCTGCTGCGCGAGATGCGCTTCGGACGCGACGCGTCCTTCTCCGAGACCGCGCTGGTGGGCAGGCTCAATGCCGACCTCGCCAACGACCTCGGCAACCTGTTCTCGCGCGTGTTGTCCATGACGCACAAGTACTTCGGCGGCGTGGTGCCCACCCCGTCCCGCAGGCACGAGAGCGTGGACGTGGAGATGCTCAATCTCGCCTCCAATTCCTTCACGAACTTCCAGCACCTGTTCGGCAACTTCGAGTTCGGACGCGGTCTGGAAGCCCTGTGGGAGTTGGTGCGCGGTCTGAACAAGTATGTGGATGCCACCCAGCCGTGGGCGCTGTTCAAGGCCGGGGATACCGAACGCCTTGGCGACGTCATGTACGTGCTGCTCATGCTCATGCGTAAGGTCGCGCTGCATGTGTGGCCGGTCATGCCCGCCACTGCCGAGACCATGCTGGCCCAGCTGGGGCAGGGCGAGAGCTTCGACCCTGCGTCCGTCGAACTGCCGGCTGAGGCCGAGAGCTTCGGACGGCTTGAGCCGGGCACCGCGCTGGCCAAGGGGTCGAACCTGTTCCCGCGCGTGGAATTGAAGGCCGAGGGCGAGGCCAAGCCCGCCGAGGCTCCTAAGCCCGCAAAGAAGGCCGAGGCCAAGGCCGAACCCAAGGCCAGCAAGGAGAAGCCCGTGACGCCCGAGGTGCCCGAAGCCATAGACTTCGCCGACTTCCAGAAGGTGGACCTGCGGGCCGGTGTGGTCCTGTCCTGCGAGCGGCACCCCGATGCGGACCGTCTGCTCGTGGTGCGCGTGGACCTCGGCGAGGCCGAGCCGCGTCAGATCGTGGCCGGGCTGGCAGAGTTCTTCAAGCCCGAGGAAATGGTGGGACGGCAGGTCGTCGTCGTGGCCAACCTCGCTCCCCGCAAGCTGCGCGGACTCATGTCGCAGGGCATGATCCTCGCCGTGCGCAAGGAGGGCGGCCTTGAACTGCTGACCGTTTCCGGGCCCGTGCCCGGCGGGAGCAAGGTTTCCTAG
- the lpxA gene encoding acyl-ACP--UDP-N-acetylglucosamine O-acyltransferase, whose translation MSTVIHPTAVVDPGAQLGENVVVGPYAIIEADTRIGDNTHIDAFAQIKRFTTMGSDNHIHSNSLVGGDPQDIKFKGAETTLVMGDRNIIREFTTIHRGTPGGRGETRIGSDCMIMAYAHVAHDCRLSDHSILTNCVMLAGHVDVGYHAVVGGMCGVHQFSRIGDYAFIGGMTGVTMDVPPYCMAAGTRGSLRGLNTIGLRRAGISREAIRGLKEAYMAIFRSELTRQEALSKVEAEESEIPEVRHFLEFIRSSERGCLSDVSRNAKHVD comes from the coding sequence GTGTCAACCGTGATCCATCCGACTGCCGTCGTCGATCCCGGCGCGCAGCTCGGCGAGAACGTCGTCGTCGGCCCCTACGCCATCATCGAGGCGGACACCCGCATCGGCGACAACACCCATATCGACGCCTTCGCCCAGATCAAGCGCTTCACCACCATGGGCAGCGACAACCACATCCACTCCAACTCCCTCGTGGGCGGCGATCCGCAGGATATCAAGTTCAAGGGTGCAGAGACCACGCTGGTCATGGGCGATCGCAACATCATCCGGGAGTTCACCACCATCCACCGGGGAACCCCCGGCGGCCGTGGCGAAACGCGCATCGGCTCCGACTGCATGATCATGGCCTACGCCCACGTCGCCCATGACTGCCGCCTGTCCGATCATTCCATCCTGACCAACTGCGTCATGCTGGCCGGTCACGTGGACGTGGGCTATCACGCGGTGGTCGGCGGCATGTGCGGCGTGCACCAGTTCAGCCGCATCGGCGACTATGCCTTCATCGGCGGCATGACCGGCGTGACCATGGACGTTCCGCCCTATTGCATGGCTGCGGGCACCCGCGGTTCCCTGCGCGGGCTGAACACCATCGGCCTGCGCCGTGCGGGCATCTCCCGCGAGGCCATTCGCGGCCTGAAGGAGGCCTACATGGCGATCTTCAGGTCCGAGCTCACCCGTCAGGAGGCGCTGTCCAAGGTCGAGGCCGAGGAGAGCGAGATTCCCGAGGTGCGGCACTTCCTCGAATTCATCCGTTCCAGCGAGCGCGGCTGCCTGTCCGACGTGAGCCGCAACGCCAAGCACGTGGACTGA
- a CDS encoding LpxI family protein: protein MASETIGIIAGGGQFPFLVAHGARELGMRVAAVGFTGHTDMTLGESTDAFRELHIGQLARLIGFFREEGVKRIVLAGAINKPRALDIRPDFRAVKLLFKLRTKGDDAILKTVAAELESEGFSVVSALALVPGLGTPAGPLTSKAPRESDWDDLRYGWPKAKAIGAMDIGQSLIVKNGMVVAVEGPEGTDEALRRAGRLVGPGCVLVKVYKPGQDDRIDLPAAGLQTVRTMIEIGASCLGIEAGKSLFFDLAEAVELAERHDIRIIGLTPEEMGGE from the coding sequence ATGGCTTCCGAGACCATCGGCATTATCGCGGGCGGCGGGCAGTTTCCCTTCCTCGTTGCGCACGGAGCGCGCGAGCTGGGCATGCGCGTCGCCGCCGTGGGCTTCACCGGCCATACGGACATGACCCTCGGCGAAAGCACTGACGCCTTCCGCGAGCTGCACATCGGGCAGCTTGCGCGGCTCATCGGCTTCTTCCGCGAAGAGGGCGTGAAGCGCATCGTGCTGGCCGGGGCCATCAACAAGCCCCGCGCTCTCGACATCCGCCCTGATTTCCGCGCGGTGAAGCTGCTGTTCAAGCTGCGCACCAAGGGGGACGACGCCATCCTGAAGACCGTGGCCGCAGAGCTGGAGTCCGAGGGCTTTTCCGTCGTTTCCGCGCTGGCTCTCGTGCCCGGTCTGGGCACGCCCGCCGGGCCGCTCACCAGCAAGGCTCCGCGCGAGTCGGACTGGGACGATCTGCGCTACGGTTGGCCCAAGGCCAAGGCCATCGGTGCCATGGACATCGGCCAGTCGCTCATCGTCAAGAACGGCATGGTGGTCGCGGTGGAAGGGCCGGAAGGCACGGACGAGGCGCTTCGGCGCGCCGGACGTCTTGTCGGGCCGGGCTGTGTGCTGGTCAAGGTCTACAAGCCGGGGCAGGATGATCGCATCGATTTGCCCGCGGCCGGATTGCAGACCGTGCGGACCATGATCGAGATCGGCGCGTCGTGCCTCGGCATCGAGGCGGGCAAGAGCCTGTTCTTCGATCTGGCCGAGGCCGTGGAACTCGCCGAGCGGCACGACATCCGCATCATCGGTCTCACTCCCGAGGAGATGGGCGGCGAATAG
- the fabZ gene encoding 3-hydroxyacyl-ACP dehydratase FabZ, with the protein MSRVDLGSVDIQGILKMLPHRYPFLMVDRITEFVPGESINAYKNVTFNEPFFQGHFPELPVMPGVMICESLAQAGGLLVGLTDGPERAKGVFMFTGLDKVRFRRPVRPGDKLELRVSGVRRKLNIVKMHGVALVDGEVACEGDMSAALVKREDI; encoded by the coding sequence ATGAGTAGAGTCGACCTTGGGTCCGTGGACATTCAGGGTATTCTGAAGATGCTTCCGCACCGGTATCCCTTCCTGATGGTTGACCGCATCACGGAGTTCGTGCCGGGCGAGAGCATCAATGCGTACAAGAACGTAACCTTCAACGAGCCGTTCTTTCAGGGCCATTTCCCGGAGCTTCCGGTCATGCCCGGCGTCATGATCTGCGAGTCCCTCGCACAGGCGGGCGGGCTGCTGGTCGGACTGACCGACGGACCTGAACGCGCCAAGGGCGTGTTCATGTTCACCGGGCTGGACAAGGTTCGCTTCCGTCGCCCGGTGCGTCCTGGCGACAAGCTTGAGCTTCGGGTTTCCGGCGTGCGCCGCAAGCTGAACATCGTCAAGATGCACGGGGTTGCCCTCGTGGACGGCGAGGTCGCCTGCGAGGGCGACATGAGCGCGGCGCTTGTGAAGAGGGAGGACATCTAG
- a CDS encoding N-acyl homoserine lactonase family protein has protein sequence MNYSITPLLTGVRNPDQGIMTYQRGYGQPIWLPIYALLVRGGGKNILIDTGLDEDEVIEPEAFVAETGLSVKTITECLAEHGLTPDDIDVVINTHLHDDHCGNNRLFTKATHYVQKKELEFCNNPHPLDHRYDTYFTEDVEFETVDGDAEILPGIRVELSPGHTPGIQTVIIQTEQGPVILPGFCCNEKNFPGNGKVVCPGVHYDAFVAYDTAQRIGAMEGTILPMHGLTTARMTFGPQD, from the coding sequence ATGAACTATTCGATCACCCCCCTGCTGACCGGCGTCCGCAACCCGGACCAGGGCATCATGACCTACCAGCGCGGCTACGGCCAGCCCATCTGGCTGCCCATCTACGCCCTGCTCGTTCGCGGCGGCGGGAAGAACATCCTCATAGATACGGGTCTCGACGAGGACGAGGTCATCGAGCCGGAAGCCTTCGTCGCCGAGACCGGCCTGTCGGTGAAGACCATCACCGAGTGTCTTGCCGAGCACGGGCTCACCCCCGACGACATCGACGTAGTCATCAACACCCACCTCCACGACGACCACTGCGGCAACAACCGCCTGTTCACCAAAGCCACCCACTACGTGCAGAAGAAGGAACTCGAATTCTGCAACAACCCGCACCCCCTCGACCACCGCTACGATACATACTTCACCGAGGACGTCGAATTCGAGACCGTGGACGGCGACGCTGAAATCCTGCCCGGCATCCGCGTGGAACTCTCCCCGGGGCACACCCCGGGCATCCAGACCGTGATCATCCAGACGGAGCAAGGTCCGGTCATCCTGCCCGGCTTCTGCTGCAACGAAAAAAACTTCCCGGGCAACGGCAAGGTCGTCTGCCCCGGCGTGCATTACGACGCCTTCGTCGCCTACGACACCGCCCAGCGCATCGGAGCAATGGAAGGCACCATCTTGCCCATGCACGGCCTGACCACCGCCCGCATGACCTTCGGCCCGCAGGACTAA
- the ricT gene encoding regulatory iron-sulfur-containing complex subunit RicT yields the protein MGHALGLKFSDYGQIYYFDSGAFVVNTHDSVIVKTDQGMGLGAVITVTPEPPEGISPEELKPIFRLATEEDLVTAEENRTLAREAFRFCRRCISERELEMKLVDVEVFFDRGKIIFYFTAPGRIDFRELVKDLVKNYRTRIELRQIGVRHETQMIGAVGNCGQVACCRRFMRKFAPVTIKMAKEQNLFLNPTKISGICGRLLCCLSFEEKNYEEFYRQCPKIGKRMDTDDGILKVLRANFFRGSISVLSEFGEERELTLEEWQALNPRRIDPQQLQKRLQEAQATMRTAKARPQRGKPRPGARAAQSEDAAAPSDAAPAPAQAGGEAEGDDSADSGPLLADVDMADETPGFDESEDRGDDTAEGAPESARGHGRAPQPKGRPSGAEPGDRQKNKPRRKTRRKPRSRGPKGE from the coding sequence ATGGGCCACGCACTTGGATTGAAATTCAGCGATTACGGCCAGATCTACTATTTCGACTCGGGCGCGTTCGTCGTGAACACGCACGACAGCGTCATCGTCAAGACGGATCAGGGCATGGGGCTGGGCGCGGTGATCACCGTGACCCCCGAGCCGCCCGAGGGCATTTCCCCCGAGGAACTCAAGCCCATCTTTCGGCTTGCGACGGAGGAGGACCTCGTCACGGCCGAGGAAAATCGCACGCTGGCGCGTGAAGCCTTCAGGTTTTGCAGGCGCTGCATAAGCGAGCGCGAACTCGAAATGAAGCTTGTCGATGTCGAGGTGTTCTTCGACCGCGGCAAGATCATATTCTATTTCACCGCGCCGGGACGCATTGATTTTCGCGAACTGGTCAAGGATCTGGTGAAAAACTACCGCACGCGCATCGAGCTGCGTCAGATCGGCGTGCGTCACGAGACGCAGATGATCGGCGCGGTGGGCAACTGCGGGCAGGTGGCGTGCTGCCGTCGCTTCATGCGCAAGTTCGCCCCGGTCACCATCAAGATGGCCAAGGAACAGAACCTGTTCCTGAACCCCACGAAAATTTCGGGAATCTGTGGTAGGCTCCTGTGCTGCCTGAGCTTCGAGGAGAAGAACTACGAGGAGTTCTATCGCCAGTGCCCGAAGATCGGCAAGCGCATGGATACTGACGACGGCATCCTCAAGGTGCTGCGCGCGAATTTCTTCCGCGGCAGCATCTCCGTGTTGTCAGAGTTCGGCGAGGAGCGCGAGCTGACCCTTGAGGAATGGCAGGCGCTCAATCCCCGCCGCATTGATCCCCAGCAGCTTCAGAAGCGCCTTCAGGAGGCGCAGGCCACCATGCGCACGGCCAAGGCCCGGCCGCAGCGCGGCAAGCCTCGCCCCGGCGCGCGCGCCGCGCAGAGCGAGGACGCCGCCGCGCCGTCGGACGCCGCACCGGCCCCCGCCCAAGCGGGAGGCGAAGCCGAGGGCGACGATTCCGCCGACTCCGGCCCGCTCCTTGCCGATGTGGATATGGCTGACGAAACGCCCGGTTTCGACGAGTCCGAGGATCGTGGCGACGACACGGCCGAAGGTGCGCCGGAATCCGCTCGGGGCCATGGTCGCGCTCCGCAGCCCAAGGGCCGCCCGTCCGGTGCAGAGCCGGGCGACCGCCAGAAGAACAAGCCCCGCCGCAAGACCCGTCGCAAGCCCCGTTCGCGTGGGCCGAAGGGCGAATAG
- a CDS encoding catalase, whose translation MKKKLTTAFGIPVGNDLNSMTAGPRGPVLMQDMHLLEKLAHFDRERIPERVVHAKGAGAYGHFEVTADVTRYTKAAFLSKVGKKTEVFARFSTVGGEKGSADAERDPRGFAVKFYTEEGNYDFVGNNTPVFFIRDPLKFPDFIHTQKRHPETNLKNADMFWDFLSLTPESIHQVTVLFSDRGTPATYRHMNGYSSHTFKWYNAKDEYFWVQYHFKTDQGIRNLTGSEARKMCASDPDHATRDLHDAIAKGEHPSWTLEMQILTPEQAADFKWDIFDITKVWPHAEVPPITVGRLVLDRNPVNYFAEVEQAAFCPGNLVPGIAASPDKMLQARIFSYHDTHIHRLGPNYHLIPVNAPKNAPEHSYQRDGFMRVDDNGGAGPNYWPNSFGGPAPEPSAVEPDIPLDGTGARHAFDHPNDDFAQGGALYSKVMTDTDRANLVANIVGHLSGACPRIQLRQCALFFKAHHNYGRAVAKGLALDIADVERLAAMSDEERAKATAG comes from the coding sequence ATGAAGAAGAAACTCACCACCGCCTTCGGCATCCCCGTGGGCAACGACCTCAACTCCATGACCGCCGGTCCGCGCGGGCCGGTGCTCATGCAGGACATGCACCTGCTGGAAAAGCTCGCCCACTTCGACCGCGAGCGCATTCCCGAACGCGTGGTCCACGCCAAGGGAGCCGGGGCCTACGGGCACTTCGAGGTCACCGCGGACGTGACCCGCTACACCAAGGCGGCCTTTCTCTCCAAGGTCGGCAAGAAAACCGAGGTCTTCGCGCGCTTCTCCACCGTTGGCGGCGAAAAGGGTTCCGCAGACGCGGAGCGCGACCCCCGTGGCTTCGCGGTCAAATTCTACACCGAGGAAGGCAACTACGATTTCGTCGGCAACAACACGCCCGTCTTCTTCATCCGTGATCCGCTCAAGTTTCCGGACTTCATCCACACCCAGAAGCGCCATCCGGAAACGAACCTGAAAAACGCCGACATGTTCTGGGATTTCCTGTCCCTGACGCCGGAATCCATCCATCAGGTGACGGTCCTCTTCTCGGACCGGGGCACCCCCGCCACCTACCGTCACATGAACGGCTACTCCAGCCACACCTTCAAGTGGTACAACGCCAAGGACGAGTACTTCTGGGTCCAGTACCATTTCAAGACCGATCAGGGCATCCGCAACCTCACGGGGTCGGAGGCACGGAAGATGTGCGCAAGCGATCCCGACCACGCCACCCGCGACCTGCACGACGCCATCGCGAAAGGCGAACACCCCTCGTGGACGCTCGAAATGCAGATTCTCACGCCCGAACAGGCGGCGGACTTCAAGTGGGACATCTTCGACATCACCAAGGTCTGGCCCCACGCCGAAGTCCCGCCCATCACCGTCGGCAGGCTCGTGCTCGACCGCAATCCCGTCAATTACTTCGCCGAGGTCGAGCAGGCCGCCTTCTGCCCCGGAAATCTCGTCCCCGGCATCGCCGCCTCGCCGGACAAGATGCTTCAGGCGCGGATATTCTCGTACCATGACACGCACATCCACCGCCTCGGCCCGAACTACCACCTCATTCCGGTCAACGCGCCGAAAAACGCCCCCGAGCACAGCTACCAGCGCGACGGCTTCATGCGCGTGGACGACAACGGCGGCGCAGGGCCGAACTACTGGCCCAACAGCTTCGGCGGCCCGGCTCCGGAACCATCGGCCGTCGAACCCGACATTCCCCTCGACGGGACAGGTGCTCGCCACGCCTTCGATCACCCCAACGACGACTTCGCACAGGGGGGCGCGCTCTACTCGAAGGTCATGACCGATACGGACCGCGCAAACCTCGTGGCCAACATTGTCGGGCATCTCTCCGGTGCCTGCCCGCGCATCCAACTGCGTCAATGCGCCCTGTTCTTCAAGGCGCACCACAACTACGGACGCGCCGTCGCCAAGGGCCTCGCCCTCGACATCGCCGACGTCGAACGACTGGCCGCCATGAGCGATGAGGAACGGGCCAAGGCCACGGCCGGATAA
- a CDS encoding glycosyltransferase, whose amino-acid sequence MRILNIDGNYFVPEFRELGHEVLTIGPRPGDDVVIDRQLPLGRLVDILDSCGFVPDVVLWCDIGKPPGVFGFEDLPAATIAFSIDQYCNPWHVPYSGGFDLVLVAQKDYLDLFAHESLSRRARWMPLFCEPRYDTPDDAPRDIPVSFVGTVSGSINVERARFLEAFRRVHPLYVTSGRYQPIFARSRIVLNQSAAGEVNFRVFQAAACGAAVLTEDVENGLGELFRVGQDILVYPRGDATAAAVVAARALADAEGLARIAQSGRERVLTRHSSLSRARTILREADALVRAGSWLRRRAERATVRSELAKAFLSLATDAKLPLPPEHRAKYAHIGNLYMNRG is encoded by the coding sequence ATGCGGATTCTCAATATCGACGGCAACTACTTCGTGCCCGAGTTCCGCGAACTCGGGCACGAAGTGCTCACCATCGGTCCCCGCCCTGGGGACGACGTGGTCATCGACCGCCAACTGCCGCTGGGCAGACTGGTCGATATCCTCGATTCGTGCGGATTCGTGCCCGATGTCGTGCTGTGGTGCGACATCGGCAAGCCGCCGGGAGTCTTCGGCTTCGAGGACCTGCCCGCCGCCACCATCGCCTTTTCCATCGATCAGTACTGCAACCCGTGGCACGTGCCCTACAGCGGCGGGTTCGATCTCGTCCTCGTGGCGCAGAAGGATTACCTCGATCTCTTCGCGCACGAGAGCCTTTCGCGGCGCGCGCGGTGGATGCCGCTGTTTTGCGAGCCGCGCTACGACACGCCGGACGATGCCCCGCGCGACATTCCCGTGAGCTTCGTGGGCACGGTGTCCGGCAGCATCAATGTGGAGCGGGCACGCTTTCTGGAGGCCTTTCGGCGCGTTCATCCGTTGTACGTGACCAGCGGGCGCTACCAGCCCATCTTCGCGCGAAGCCGCATCGTGCTGAACCAGAGCGCGGCGGGCGAGGTCAATTTCCGGGTCTTTCAGGCTGCGGCCTGCGGGGCCGCCGTGTTGACGGAGGACGTGGAGAACGGGCTTGGCGAGTTGTTTCGGGTAGGGCAGGATATACTGGTCTATCCGCGCGGCGACGCGACGGCTGCGGCCGTGGTGGCCGCACGCGCGCTGGCGGATGCCGAGGGCTTGGCGCGCATCGCGCAATCCGGGCGGGAACGCGTGCTGACACGGCACTCCAGCCTGTCGCGAGCGCGGACCATTCTGCGCGAGGCCGATGCGCTGGTCCGCGCAGGGTCGTGGTTGCGTCGCAGGGCAGAGCGTGCGACCGTACGATCGGAGCTTGCCAAGGCGTTTCTCTCGCTGGCGACGGATGCGAAACTGCCCCTGCCGCCCGAGCATCGCGCCAAGTATGCGCATATAGGGAATCTGTACATGAACCGGGGATAG